The Candidatus Omnitrophota bacterium genome contains a region encoding:
- the priA gene encoding primosomal protein N' encodes MVVGTRSAIFAPLCDPGLIIVDEEQDYVYKQDQTPHYHCREAAMIRAELEKNKLILGSSAPSLESYQSAKDGALKYVYQAASGDQPQIQVVDMKNLPLMSKRQRVILSQRLQDKMLEVLGAKGKSLLFINRKGFATLAVCSTCAKILKCPRCNINLVYHFSQQQLRCHYCNHKIPAPKICPLCNSGYIRYSGAGTEKIESELALLFPQAKVKLLDDDAGQDLSGWDIIVSGQAGLRGIDHKFDLVGVLDIDRMLNQVDFRSAERVFELLTELCAKTERAVIIQSSVSGNYALSSLEKHDPTLFYEKELDLRKQLNFPPYSHFCQVRFRGANEEKVKNSATQVFEKLEKSKLPKGIKLISLNPAEQPKLRGNYYWVILISSESIPVLHKFLKINLKKLKHSGIIVTIDVDSL; translated from the coding sequence GTGGTAGTAGGCACGCGTTCAGCCATATTCGCGCCGTTGTGCGATCCGGGTTTGATCATTGTCGATGAAGAGCAGGATTATGTTTATAAGCAGGACCAGACCCCGCATTATCATTGCCGGGAAGCGGCGATGATCCGGGCTGAGCTGGAAAAAAACAAGCTTATACTTGGCTCGAGCGCGCCATCTCTGGAAAGTTATCAATCAGCTAAAGACGGGGCGCTGAAGTATGTTTATCAGGCGGCTTCCGGCGATCAGCCGCAGATCCAGGTGGTGGATATGAAGAACCTGCCGCTGATGAGCAAACGGCAGAGGGTGATACTTTCCCAGCGCTTGCAGGATAAAATGCTGGAAGTGCTCGGTGCCAAAGGAAAGAGCCTGTTATTTATCAACCGCAAAGGTTTTGCCACGCTGGCGGTGTGCTCGACCTGCGCCAAGATCCTTAAATGCCCGCGCTGCAATATCAACCTGGTTTATCATTTTAGCCAGCAGCAGCTGCGCTGCCATTACTGCAATCACAAGATCCCGGCGCCGAAGATCTGCCCTTTGTGCAATTCCGGTTATATCCGTTATTCCGGAGCAGGGACTGAAAAGATCGAAAGCGAATTGGCTTTGCTTTTTCCGCAGGCCAAGGTGAAATTGCTCGATGATGACGCCGGACAGGACCTTTCCGGATGGGATATAATCGTTTCAGGGCAGGCAGGCTTACGCGGCATCGATCATAAATTCGACCTGGTCGGCGTCCTGGATATTGACCGGATGCTCAATCAAGTGGATTTCCGCTCAGCAGAGCGAGTCTTTGAGCTGTTAACCGAGCTTTGCGCTAAAACGGAAAGGGCAGTTATAATCCAGTCCAGCGTTTCCGGCAATTACGCTTTGTCCAGCCTGGAAAAGCACGATCCAACGCTATTTTATGAGAAAGAACTGGATCTGCGCAAACAACTGAATTTTCCGCCATATAGCCATTTCTGCCAGGTAAGATTCCGGGGGGCCAACGAGGAAAAAGTCAAGAACAGCGCAACCCAGGTCTTTGAAAAGCTGGAAAAGAGCAAATTGCCCAAAGGGATCAAGCTTATCTCGCTTAATCCGGCTGAACAGCCAAAACTAAGGGGGAATTATTACTGGGTGATCCTGATCAGCAGCGAAAGCATCCCGGTTTTGCATAAATTCTTAAAAATTAACCTGAAAAAATTAAAGCATTCAGGTATAATAGTAACCATTGATGTCGACAGCCTGTAG